A genomic region of Stigmatopora nigra isolate UIUO_SnigA chromosome 16, RoL_Snig_1.1, whole genome shotgun sequence contains the following coding sequences:
- the LOC144209481 gene encoding kinesin-1 heavy chain-like produces the protein MADPAECSIKVVCRFRPLNKSEVARGDKYIPKFQGEDCVHMAGKPYYFDRVFQSNTTQVQFYNAVAQKIVKDVLGGYNGTIFAYGQTSSGKTHTMEGNLHDGDMMGIIPRIVGDIFNYIYSMDENLEFHIKVSYFEIYLDKIKDLLDVTKTNLSVHEDKNRVPYVKGCTEHFVCSPDEVMDAIDEGKNNRSVAVTNMNEHSSRSHSIFQINIKQEHTQTEQKMISKLYLVDLAGSEKVGKTGAEGTVLDEAKMINKSLSSLGNVISALAEGSSYVPYRDSKMTRILQDSLGGNCRTTMVICCSPSSFNDAETRSTLLFGQRAKTIKNTVTLNVELTAEQWKSKYEKEKERNKVLRTSVTWLETEINRWRKGETVPVGEQFDKEKAKEEAKMAEVLPNDKIEALPAQISLPGVKLTPAETGHYEAEMAKLYKEMDDKDEEINQQSQMVETIKEQLLDQEELLASSRRDHDSLQTELKRLLTENEASKEEVKEVLQALEELAVNYDLKSQEVENKTQEFEALSEELNEKSSSLASIDCELLKLKEMTNHQKKRVAEMMASLLKDLTEIGLAVGSNDIKQHESSGVIDEEFTVVRLYISKMKSDVKTMVKRCKQLESSQADSTQKMEDSERELTACQLRISQYEAKIKSLTDGLQNAEQKKRQLEENVDSLGEEIVRIRAQERVNVTQNEIQSANEVKETVEKQILSHREAHQRQISNLRDELDSKDKIITELQDQNQEIKLEQERWRVEHEKLKAVEQEKSRQLQELTEMQDKREQTKQDLKGLEETVARELQTLHNLRRLFVQDLVIKVKKNAQVSSEEREVSTAQKRKISFLENNLEQLTKAHKQLLQDNAALNSEIPKMEKRLRATVERIKALENALKDAKESAARDRKRHEEEVERIREATKPKNMARRGSAQIAKPIRPGQLLGASLLNPNGSRSNLLQSYGGIKEGDDSS, from the exons ATGGCAGACCCGGCGGAGTGCAGTATCAAAGTGGTGTGCCGTTTTAGGCCGCTGAACAAGTCCGAAGTCGCCCGTGGAGACAAATACATCCCCAAGTTTCAAGGCGAGGACTGCGTGCATATGGCG ggcAAACCCTACTACTTTGACCGTGTATTCCAGTCCAACACTACTCAGGTGCAATTTTACAATGCTGTGGCCCAGAAGATTGTCAAAG atgTCCTCGGGGGCTACAATGGTACAATATTTGCCTATGGACAAACGTCCTCTGGTAAAACGCACACAATGGAG GGAAATCTCCATGATGGCGACATGATGGGAATTATTCCCAGGATTGTTGgggatatttttaattatatttattcaatGGATGAGAACCTGGAGTTCCACATTAAA gtgtcttattttgaaatataccTGGACAAAATCAAAGACTTGCTGGATG TAACTAAGACCAATCTTTCAGTCCATGAGGACAAAAACCGGGTGCCCTATGTAAAG GGGTGTACCGAACACTTTGTGTGCAGTCCCGATGAAGTCATGGACGCCATTGATGAAGGCAAAAACAACAGAAGCGTGGCTGTCACAA ACATGAACGAGCACAGTTCCAGAAGTCACAGCATTTTCCAAATCAATATCAAGCAGGAGCACACTCAAACAGAGCAGAAAATGATCAGCAAACTCTATCTCGTCGATCTGGCCGGGAGTGAAAAA gtGGGTAAAACAGGAGCAGAAGGTACTGTGCTGGATGAAGCCAAGATGATCAACAAGTCCCTTTCTTCACTTGGAAATGTTATTTCAGCACTTGCTGAAGGCTCG TCGTACGTGCCATACAGAGACAGTAAAATGACCAGGATCCTGCAAGACTCTCTAGGAGGCAACTGTCGGACCACCATGGTTATCTGCTGCTCCCCTTCTTCTTTTAATGACGCTGAGACTCGATCTACACTCCTCTTTGGACAAAG GGCCAAGAccattaaaaatacagtaactctAAATGTGGAGCTTACAGCGGAGCAGTGGAAGAGCAAGTACGAAAAAGAGAAGGAGAGGAACAAGGTCCTGAGAACCAGCGTCACCTGGCTGGAAACTGAAATCAACCGCTGGAGGAAAG GAGAAACTGTGCCAGTGGGGGAACAATTTGACAAGGAAAAGGCTAAAGAAGAAGCCAAAATGGCAGAAGTTCTTCCCAATGACAAGATTGAAGCCTTACCTGCACAAATCAGCCTTCCTGGCGTCAAACTTACGCCAGCTGAGACGGGACACTACGAGGCCGAGATGGCGAAACTCTACAAGGAGATGGATGACAAG GACGAAGAGATTAACCAACAGTCTCAAATGGTGGAGACGATTAAGGAGCAGTTATTGGACCAAGAGGAG CTTCTAGCCTCTTCCCGGCGGGATCACGACAGCTTGCAGACGGAGCTGAAACGTCTGCTGACGGAGAATGAAGCTTCCAAAGAAGAGGTGAAGGAAGTGCTGCAGGCCTTGGAGGAACTTGCTGTCAACTATGACCTGAAAAGCCAGGAAGTGGAGAACAAAACACAAGAGTTTGAAGCCCTCAGTGAGGAACTGAATGAAAAATCT AGCTCTTTAGCCTCAATCGACTGCGAACtcctaaaactgaaagagaTGACCAACCATCAGAAGAAAAGAGTAGCAGAAATGATGGCATCATTACTCAAGGATCTAACCGAGATAGGCTTAGCAGTAGGAAGCAATGACATTAag CAACACGAGAGTAGCGGCGTTATCGACGAGGAGTTCACGGTGGTCCGGCTTTACATCAGTAAGATGAAATCGGATGTTAAAACTATGGTGAAACGTTGCAAACAACTGGAAAGCTCCCAAGCAGACAGCACACAGAAGATGGAAGACTCTGAGAGAGAATTAACAGCCTGCCAATTGCGTATATCTCAA TATGAAGCTAAAATCAAATCCCTGACAGACGGTCTCCAGAATGCGGAACAGAAGAAAAGACAGTTGGAGGAAAATGTGGATTCTCTTGGTGAAGAAATAGTCCGAATCAGAGCACAAG AAAGAGTTAATGTGACGCAAAATGAGATTCAATCTGCCAATGAAGTCAAG GAAACTGTTGAGAAGCAAATCTTGTCTCACAGAGAAGCCCATCAGAGACAAATAAGCAATCTGAGGGATGAACTTGACAGCAAAGACAAGATAATCACAGAGCTACAGGA TCAAAACCAGGAGATCAAGCTGGAACAGGAAAGATGGCGAGTGGAGCATGAAAAGCTCAAGGCGGTGGAGCAAGAGAAGAGTCGCCAATTGCAAGAGCTCAC GGAGATGCAGGACAAGCGGGAACAAACAAAGCAGGACCTGAAGGGACTGGAAGAAACTGTG GCTCGGGAGCTGCAGACACTTCACAACCTCAGAAGACTTTTCGTACAGGATTTggtcattaaagtcaaaaag AATGCTCAGGTGAGCTCAGAAGAACGAGAGGTCAGCACTGCCCAGAAACGGAAGATATCCTTCCTGGAAAACAACTTGGAGCAGCTTACCAAAGCTCACAAACAG CTGCTACAAGACAATGCCGCCCTCAATTCTGAAATTCCTAAAATGGAGAAGCGTTTGCGAGCCACAGTTGAACGGATCAAAGCCCTGGAGAACGCTCTGAAGGACGCCAAAGAGAGTGCCGCCCGCGACCGCAAACGCCACGAGGAGGAAGTTGAGCGCATCAGGGAGGCCACCAAACCTAAAAACATGGCGAGGAGAGGCTCAGCTCAGATTG CCAAGCCCATTCGACCCGGTCAACTTTTAGGTGCCTCGCTTTTAAACCCAAATGGAAGCAGGTCCAACCTCCTCCAGAGTTATGGGGGCATCAAAGAAGGAGATGACAG CTCTTGA